The genomic stretch GACAGGTCTGTCTGACTGGGTGTGACCGAGATCAGGACCAGGCCCAGCGCAAAAAGGGTTGTGAACACAATGCCGATTGCTGCGTCCTCCTTGACTCGGCTTGTGTCCCGCACTGCCCCTATCAAGCCCACCGCAAGGAAGCCGAACAGCACAGCGCCGACGGCGAAGGGGATGCCCACGATGTAGGCCAGGACCACGCCCGGCAGCACGGCGTGCGAGACGGCGTCGCCCATGAGCGACCAGCCGATCAGGACGAGCCAGCAGGACAGCACCGCGCATACAACGGAGGCGACCACAGTGACGGCAAGGGCTCGCTGCATGAACACAAAGCCGAAGGGCTCCAGCAGGAATTCGAAGATGCTCACAACTGGGATCCTTTTCGGTTCATGACGTCGAGGCCGAAGGCCAGGGCAAGGTTTTCCGGCTGCAATACCTCGGCCGGCACTCCATGCATGAGGACCCGGCGCATGAGCAGCACTGCTTCGTCGGCCAGATCAGGCAGGGCATGCAGGTCGTGCGTGGAGACGAGTATGGTCGCCCCGTCCCCCGCCAATTCACTCAGTAAAGTACAAATGGTGGCTTCGGACCGTTTGTCGACGCCGGCAAATGGCTCATCCAGCAGCAGTGTGGTTGCATTCTGGGCGATGCCGCGAGCCACGAAGGCCCGCTTTCGCTGGCCTCCTGAGAGCTGGCCGATCTGCCGCTGGGCGAAGTTCGCCAGCCCCACTCGTTCCAGGGCATCGGCTACTGCTGCCCGGTCAACCCGGCGGGGACGGCGGGTAAGTCCCATATGGCCGTAGCGGCCCATCATGACAACGTCGTGGACGGAGACCGGGAACTGCCAATCCACGTCTTCACTTTGCGGGACATAGCTCACGACGCCGGACTTCCGGGCCTTGGCTGGCGACCCGCCCGCTATGGTGACCGTGCCAGTGTCCGGCTTCACCAAGCCCATGATCACCTTGAACAGTGTGGACTTCCCCGAGCCGTTCATGCCCACCAGGCCACAGATCCTGCCCTTTTCAAGCCGCAGCGTGGCTTGGTCAAGGGCCAAGACGTCTCCGTAGTGGACGCTGACGGAGTCAACCTCGATGGCTGCGGTCATGGTTTCACTTCCTTGCTCGTGCCGGTCAGGCCCTCGGCAATGACCTTGGCGTCGTGACGGATCAAATCCAGGTAGGTGGGTACGGGACCGCCGGGTTCCGACAGGGAGTCCACGTAGAGAGTCCCTCCGAATACGGCATCGGTGGCCTCGACGACGCGCTCCATGGGCGCGGCAGAGACGGTGGACTCACAGAAAACGGCCGGAACATCATTGGCGCGGACAAAGTCAATAGCCCCGGCGATCTGCTGCGGAGTGGCCTGCTGCTCAGCATTGACGGCCCAAATGTACTTCTCGGTCAGCCCGGCGTCCCGGGCCAGGTAGGAGAACGCACCCTCACAGCTCACCAAGGCACGCTGGTTGGAGGGAAGCACGGACAAGTCATTCACGAGCTCATCCTGCACAGCCTGCAGCTTTCCCTTGTAGGCGGCACCGTTGGCCTCGAAATGGGCAGCATTGGCGGGGTCTAGCTCCTTGAAGGCGTCCACCATGTTGTCAACGTAGATGTGAACGTTGGACGGTGACATCCATGCGTGCGGATTGGGCAGGTCCTTGTACTTGTCCTCTGCAATGTCAACCACCTCGATGCCGTCGGATACCACTACGTGTGGTGCG from Arthrobacter stackebrandtii encodes the following:
- a CDS encoding metal ABC transporter substrate-binding protein; this encodes MFIHRLRPAFLLRSSLAAGIAAIALVIPACSPASDTMKAVGEDRPVVLTTFTVLADIAQNVAGDRLVVESVTKAGAEIHGYEPTPGDIRRAGKADLILDNGLGLEAWFEKFVQDLDAPHVVVSDGIEVVDIAEDKYKDLPNPHAWMSPSNVHIYVDNMVDAFKELDPANAAHFEANGAAYKGKLQAVQDELVNDLSVLPSNQRALVSCEGAFSYLARDAGLTEKYIWAVNAEQQATPQQIAGAIDFVRANDVPAVFCESTVSAAPMERVVEATDAVFGGTLYVDSLSEPGGPVPTYLDLIRHDAKVIAEGLTGTSKEVKP
- a CDS encoding metal ABC transporter ATP-binding protein; this encodes MTAAIEVDSVSVHYGDVLALDQATLRLEKGRICGLVGMNGSGKSTLFKVIMGLVKPDTGTVTIAGGSPAKARKSGVVSYVPQSEDVDWQFPVSVHDVVMMGRYGHMGLTRRPRRVDRAAVADALERVGLANFAQRQIGQLSGGQRKRAFVARGIAQNATTLLLDEPFAGVDKRSEATICTLLSELAGDGATILVSTHDLHALPDLADEAVLLMRRVLMHGVPAEVLQPENLALAFGLDVMNRKGSQL